In the genome of Enterococcus hirae ATCC 9790, one region contains:
- a CDS encoding exodeoxyribonuclease III: MKFISWNVNGLRAIVNKNFLDVFHELDADFFCLQETKLQAGQIELDLPGYHQYWNYAERKGYSGTAIFAKEPALNVSYGMGIDLHDQEGRLITLEYPEFFLVTCYTPNSQNELKRLDYRLQWEEAFYHYLEELKKQKPVIVCGDLNVAHQEIDLKNWKTNQKNAGFTMEERTAFSHLLANGFIDTFRYFYPEQTGIYSWWSYRFNARKNNAGWRIDYFLTSDELKPRLIDAKIHTSIMGSDHCPVELDLK, translated from the coding sequence TTGAAATTTATCTCCTGGAATGTGAATGGCCTACGTGCAATCGTCAATAAAAATTTTTTAGACGTCTTTCATGAATTAGATGCCGACTTTTTCTGTCTTCAAGAAACCAAACTACAAGCCGGTCAAATCGAATTAGACTTACCTGGCTATCATCAATATTGGAATTATGCAGAAAGAAAAGGCTATTCAGGCACAGCGATCTTTGCCAAAGAACCCGCACTAAATGTCTCTTATGGAATGGGCATTGATTTACATGATCAAGAAGGACGTTTGATCACACTTGAATACCCTGAATTCTTTCTAGTTACTTGTTATACACCTAATTCCCAAAATGAATTAAAACGCTTGGACTACCGTTTACAATGGGAAGAAGCCTTTTACCATTACTTAGAAGAACTAAAAAAACAAAAACCAGTCATTGTGTGTGGCGACTTAAACGTTGCCCACCAGGAAATTGATTTGAAAAATTGGAAAACCAATCAAAAAAATGCTGGCTTTACGATGGAAGAACGAACTGCCTTCTCACACTTGTTAGCAAATGGCTTTATTGATACCTTCCGCTATTTCTATCCTGAACAAACTGGTATTTATTCTTGGTGGAGTTATCGTTTCAATGCTAGAAAAAACAACGCAGGTTGGCGTATCGACTATTTCTTAACTAGTGACGAGTTGAAGCCACGCTTGATAGATGCAAAAATCCATACCTCGATTATGGGAAGCGATCATTGTCCCGTAGAACTAGACTTGAAATAA
- a CDS encoding 3'-5' exonuclease: MNFVAMDFETANHQSHSACSLALVMVQNSQIVDEYYTLIQPETPFFWRNVQIHGIHQEDVRTAPKFPEVWQTIQHYFQKNRLVVAHNAAFDTKVLAGCLDYYNLLQPHYLSLCTVKTSRRLFPEMPNHRLNTVCENLNITLANHHDALEDSRACAEILLYQEKHFGTDPLKKLVTLK; the protein is encoded by the coding sequence ATGAATTTTGTTGCAATGGACTTTGAAACAGCCAACCATCAATCCCACAGTGCTTGTTCATTAGCATTGGTTATGGTCCAAAATAGCCAAATCGTTGATGAATATTACACACTCATCCAGCCAGAAACACCTTTTTTCTGGAGAAATGTTCAAATTCACGGTATTCATCAAGAAGATGTTCGTACCGCACCCAAATTTCCTGAAGTTTGGCAAACGATTCAACATTATTTCCAAAAAAACCGCTTAGTCGTCGCTCATAACGCAGCTTTTGATACGAAAGTTCTAGCTGGTTGTTTAGATTATTACAATTTGCTCCAACCTCATTATTTATCTTTATGTACGGTAAAAACCAGTCGTCGTTTATTTCCAGAGATGCCAAATCATCGATTGAATACTGTCTGTGAAAATTTAAATATCACTTTAGCGAATCACCATGATGCATTAGAAGACAGTCGTGCCTGTGCAGAGATTTTACTTTATCAAGAAAAACACTTTGGAACAGATCCTTTGAAAAAATTAGTTACCCTAAAATGA